In Porites lutea chromosome 8, jaPorLute2.1, whole genome shotgun sequence, the genomic stretch ataattgcccatttttaacggatttttacccttaaaaggtcacctagaattttcgagagccttttatctggctgaaattttcgaaaaaaaaaaaattccggacagatgaaaaatttttaggggataaaaatttgcctatatctaccgtttaaatactaaaatacgtttaacaatgctgtGTTTAGGTAGTTTTGAACTACAGTCTcgtcgggtgcccctgaagGGTTTATACAGTGTTAGTTGATTATCTTATGCAATATCCAAAGATCCCGTATGTAAGCGCAAACTCACACCATGAAAGATTATACCTAAATCAAAAGAGGATAAACTCAGTTCTAAACATGTATCTGCATCTAAATAACATCTGAAGTGAAGATCTTACCTGATGTATAACCGATCCTTTCTGATACATGTGTCTGAACCTTCTTATAAAGATCTCTTGCTGTAGCTTCTGTCGGTGAATGAGATATCCTGTCAGTATTTTCAGTCGAGACACTCTGAACGCAGGGGAAAAGGTTAACGCGAGATTCCAGCGCTATCagtcgttcgtttgttgtttcattCTTCACCCAGAGACATCCGCAAACGAAAACTAATACAACAGAAAGAAACGATGGTCTTATTGACGGAACAAAATCAAGGAGACGACGAGATTCTGCAGGGGAGTTCGAGGATTTCATTTCTGCAGCTTGCCAATCGTCCCATGCACGGAAGATGGAGGTGAGTGGGAAACTTGCCAGTAAATTTGATCCTTAAAAATTTCGCCTAGAGAAAAACATGTCATTAAGgttgacgtaaaaaaaaaaacaagtcttTATATATAGGGACGGCAAGGGGCCACGCGCGGACCATGAAAGCCTTAATGGGGGAGGTGGGAGGTGgactacaaaaatataatattcGTGCAAGGGAAAactaaatgaatgaaattaGAGCACTcgaagtaacgccaaaaaatattcatgctttGGCCTAAGAAaatgaatacaaagaaaatgctaaagaaaaaaattcatccaACTTTCCTATTGGTctcttccttcctttcttcctcaCGCCTCGTAACAATATCATTTTCATTAGAGTGATTTCTCTTGCATATTGCGTGAACTGGACCATGGGAGATTATGTTCGCTGGCAAACATACTTTATTGAATAGAGGAAACATTTCCTTGCAAACTGGGATTACCTAATTATTTAGCGGCAATATATGCACTTCATACGTTACAATCTTGgcaaaaagtattgagatttgCACTTTCTTACCCACAGAACGCCTATCTCGCGGATTTGGTACCGCTATGGCCCCTCCCCTCGCCCCACCCTTGTCAAATTTGTTTATTCGGGATCAGAAATGATCCAGCCGGGCTTcaacattgttgttttttgggggaggggaggagggagtATCTGTAGTTGCCACAGTGAGTTCTTTCAAGCTTTATCTTGAAACTAGACGCAGTATCGTccatttttttcaacatttttttcaagattgtaGGTGTGCTAGTACTGAGCCAGTTATACAACTATTTTGATTAAGATTGTAGTTGAACGCcactatttttatcttgtatAGTTAAGGTTAAGGGCGACAGACTTAGCCGTCCCTCTCTAAGTGCCACACAACGCATATGCTGGTTAAGTAACTCGTTGtccatttttgttgtatttacaATGACAGCTGCTTGACACGGTCTTTTACTAGCGCATGTTGTTTGTTAGTAGTGTCTTAGACATAAATCAGTCTCTTTTGTATTGTTTATACATACGACTTAGGGTTCCCCAAGTAGCGCACCTTACTTTGTTACATGATTACAAGAGTCTGATATCGGGACAGACTGAGTGGAGTAACCCACGGGATAGTATTTCAACGCATATGCGGGCGTACTGGATCGAGCTCTTGGGCAAGAAAATAACCCATTGCCCTTTTCTGGTTTTATTTCCAATGACATTAGTTcatgaaacagttttttttttattaacgggTGCTGTCTGTTAATCGAATCTTGACGTATGCTTAAAGCGCCCGATAACGTAACGTTCATGCGCTTGCACAATGGCGGCTGGACTTTTCTGTCGGTGACAGGTTTAACTCATACACATAGTAACCCTGACACTCTCTAACGCGTATCTGAACTGTCCAGTAACAACAGTTTAATAATCCGTGGAAACAAACTTTCCTCCCAACGATACTATCTACAAAGGTGGGATGTTCGCCATTCAGCCACTCAGTCAGATCAGAGCTGCATTTGCGAACCGGGATACAATTATCTACCCTTCTTGAGTATGAACTTGACTGGAAGCGGTACCAGCtggaaagataaaaaataaatgataaatatcATGCCCACAGCAGATAGGAAGCAATACAACGGTATAAGGATGGTAACCAAGCACGGCTTGAAAACTATCTTCGCGCCacttctcccgacccgactaacagcccctgggtctccgaagATGAACTTAGTGTATAGCTGGTTGTAAAAATATCTAGTACATATCTAGAAGAAGTCTTTCTAATCTAGattcttttgcaaaaaaaaaagagagagagataaGGTTGAAACTGGATTGAGGGCCTCAGCTAGGTCATGATAAATCATTTCCTTATTGCTGTATCATTATTAACGACATGCGTAGTTTTCGCACGCGTAACGTCCTCGACATTATATCCCTTTTGTACGATCCAGAGTTCCTCAAGTCATATTAAAGGACCTGATACCGTTCATCCTCTTGCACAGTAGCGATACCTGCCTTCAGGTGGCGGGTTTAACTCATACACATAAAACCCTTGACACTCCCTCACGCGTATTTGAACTATCCTATAACAACAGTTTTGCCATCCGTGGAAGCAAGCTTCCCTGTCCACGATGCCATCTTTAAATGTAGGGTGGCCACCTTTTAGCCACCCAGTTATATCTGTAGTGCATCTGTGGACCTGAATACAATTGTCTACCATTCTTGAGGATGAACTTGATTGGAAGCAATACCAGCCAGGGACAAGATTGCTGTCTGAGTTAGTGCCTCGGCCAAAAGACTGGTGTCGATTGGGTTGACTGAGGACGTTATAGTCCCGGCACTCTGGTGCATCTGAattaacaaaaaagcaaaagagtTCCGCTATTTTGTATTCACATACAACACAAAGCCGAGGTGAACAGCTCTAACTAGAAGCTTGGGTATCTAACAATTTGAGCTGGTTGTTAGTTGTTATTGTAAATTTTAATAGCTTGTTCATATCACGAAAAGGTGTTTTGTTCACTTTAAGTAATTCTACGTTAACTTACAGATTTCACACTCATCGCCAAAATATCCAGGAAGACAAGTGCAACTATACGTTCCATCTCTGAACGAAATCAGGGAGCACATCCCATTGTTCAAACAAGGAACATTAGTACAAGGATTCTGCAGGAAAAAAATCATTACATTAAAACACAATGATTATGATTAGAATGGAAACAAACGTTCTGCACTTCCTCATTATCAATGCAACCGCTTTACTTCGAGAGCCTGTTAATACAACCAACAACCTTGACTGTTAGTAGCTTTTTTCGAAGTTCTCAAGCGTCATTTTCTTGGTATAGTTTGTTTTACCAGTAAAATGCATTTTGGTGGAAGTAATAAGTAAAACAGTCAGTTACTAACAGTATTTAGAAAGCTCTTCGGGATTACAAAAAAATGCCGGTtaacatttgaaagaaacaaaaaaattaaaatcgaaCAAGCAGACATAAACCTAAAAACATATATGTTAAGTGACTGAATCGAAGAAtgcagtaaaaataaaaaaataaaaataacacccGCTTTCAGCGCTTTAATTGTTTTGCTCTTTTATATCTTCACTTCAAGAGAGAAAACTTTGCTTCATTCTTGTCTGTGTTCACCGTAAGTTGTAAAAAATGCGCAAATATATATTAGGTTACATCAAGTAATTGTAGGTTTGCTACTAACCTGTATGCTGTAATggtcaaatttaaaatttaaaacgatTTCCCCTGTGTTTTTATAGATGCTAGATGGAAGAAGCTCGCACCAAAGTTTTTCTGCTGACGTCTCTACCAAGTTGAAGGAAATACAGAGTTTGTTATGAACACAAGCAAAGCTACAGTCGAACTTGTCGTCGACGAGAAGAGTTTCCAGAGATGTTATATTGAGGTAGAGAGAATCGTGAAAAACAAATCGTAGCTGTATAAACTTTTCCCCGATCCCGTGTGCGTTTAAAACGTAAATGCAAGACACGAAAAGAAATGCTGATAAGAGTTTCATATCTTTTCTTCTTTGCTCTGCACTCATGAATTTTGTTGATTTTGGTTTCAGTGAAAGCAGCTCTCAGTGTTTCCTAGCCTGGAGTAAATTTAACTAATCAGACAAAACCACCAAGATCGTATTACTTCTGTCATTATAACTAGTACTGCAGAATGAAAAGATGCTTTGTCGGTTGAACGCCTGATTAGTACGTTAGTTAATTAGCTCCTTGATATAAACAGTTCTTTATTTTAGGCCGCATGGTCTGACGATGAGTCTTAATTTCTGCGACCACAATTACATAAATTAAGCAGAATGATGCAACATTGCAATAATACTTCACACTTACGTATATCAAGAGAATTTCGTGGACTCTGTAGAAGTCTTGAAGGAACTAATTCTCCGCTTTTCTAAGGTGGACGGTAGCGTATTTCGGGCACTGACTTGCTATGTGATATAGTTACAGTACCAAATTCGGTAACCTTGAATTACAGCAAAGCGGTATTTTCTTAGTCTGTGGGCTCAGTTCTTATGCTATGGGAGTGAGTAATCAGTTGCCGAGGCTTTTGTGGTAATGGAGTcttaagaatgttgtttttccggcacGGGCCGAATATACTCCACACTAGAAAAAAGTAGACACCCGCATTAAAAAAACCGTGAATTTTATGCGGGTGTCTACTTTATTCCGCTGCACTGAATGAAGGTTAACTTCCTCGCACGTTTCCTGTAACCTGACTCCAGGGAGTTAGAACACCTGCTCCAATAAGTCAGGATTGACGCTCTTCTGaataagagaaatttcgtatctccgcgcggccatgtaatatcctctatctaCGAACAAATTTCAAAACTAGCGTACTCATGCTTATAATGCCTATAACCTGATTTTCATTCTGAAAGAACACGTAACTACAAGGACTTTTTCGAAACAATTATGAGCCTTGAacgaaaagaaatgtttttttagaaattttcctTCATTTATTTGGCACACCCGTTATATGCTGATCATGAAATTGACAGTCTTATATGGGACTTCTTGAGACATTCAGGAACTAAAAGGAACGAGATTTTATGCGTGCTTATCCGTTTCTTATGGTCGCCAGTGTTGTTCAACTTAAAATCTACCTGCAGCATATCTTACTggattcgggctcgaggaataattgttaagtattttACATAATAGCTCATTCATAAAGGATGCTGATGTGCCGTAGATTGTATATGTAGGGCTTACATGAGGCAGTAACCCAACGCTGGTAAATTTAATTGCTACACTGCTTGAAGGCGATCAGGATTGTCACTTGACTGCAAGCACCTGAGATTTTGGCATCTTATTCGTAAAAACTCGTAGATGCCCTAAATTACTCTCACCAGCATGGTGAGTTATCTGGTTCACAAAACAAGCATTACACtgttcatcctcggagacccaggggcagttagtcgggtcgataaaatgttcgtggtgaaagtttaccgatcttacagtaaactttcaccacgaacattttatcgacccgactaactgcccctgggtctccgaggatgtacACTGttagaaaagaaggaaaaagatacaagatttcttaaaattgaAGACCAATCTCATTGGTTAATGTGGATGTGAAAGTTGCGTCCAAGGCTATCGCAAGACGATTAGGAGCAGTAATGCCATTACTTATTCCCGCCAATCAAAACGATTTCATAAAAGGACGGTCAATTTTAGACGCGGTACACACTATCGATGACATTCTTGAGATCGGCAAAATAATGATGCAGAACGAATCCGGCATTCTACTcgcaattgattttgaaaaggcTTTCGATTCGCTGAACCACGAATTTTTATATCAGGTTTTACAGAAAATGGGTTTTCGACCGAATTTTCTTTAATGGATTAGGACTTTCTATAGGAACTGGTCAACCTGTGTACCAAATAATGGCTTTACAACTGATATCTTTTTTGTTAAACGTGGGGTAAGACAGGGCCGTTGATTCTCTCTCTGCTTTATTGTTCATTCTTGCGTTGGAAACGCTTTTAtgtcaaattcaagaaaaaaaaaaaaagcctttttgcCGACGATATGACCTGCTTCTTGAGAGATACCAATTCATACTTTCATCTTCTGACATCTTTACAAAATTTAGCCAGATACTCAGGCCTTCGTGTAAATGATGAAAAACAGAGAGTTTTGCTATTGGTCCGCACACTCTTGTTCAAGATGTTTTTACTCACAAAATACGTAATATGATCAAAATGTTGGgagtttattttaattatgaTACCCAAACTAGATTGAAGGCCAacagagtactaaagtgtgacgtcataaaaatgaaatttctgaaattatgggatttgccaggatattctgaaagaacaatgtccaagaggcctacttgccaaaaatgagcatttgggggcaaattgtctctgagatcgtagcccagttatgcttacaaaactccatacaaacccttctaaattttttttgggtcgacccaaaaaaaaattagaagggtttgtatggagttttctgagtataactgggctacgatctcagagacaatctgccccgaaatgctcatttttggcaagtaggcctcttggacattgttctttcagaatatcctgacaaatcccataatttcagaaatttcatttttatgacgtcatcactttagtactctactGTGAGTCCATCTTTAAATCAATCCGAGGAACTTTAATTACAGCTGTAGCTGGAAACGTAGGGGCGTTACCCTGATAGGAAAAATTCAGATTGTAAAGTCTTTTATTATCCCGAAATTTCTTAGCAAAGCAGCGTTGATCTCAGTACCTGAAGACCATGTTAAAGAAATCAAGAAGTTGATTTATCACTTTAGTTGGAAAGGAAAGCATCTCCTGGAAGAAGACATTTTAACTGTAGGCGATCTTTTCTTTAGAAGGGTTAACAGGGACCCCTCTCCGACTGACCGTTTTAAGTTAATGGGTCTTATGGACGCGGTACCTGTAAATGGAGAAAACGTGTTAAACAAAGCGCTCATTACACTCGTCCTGAATTGAGGAAGAAgggtaaaattaaaattgatgACGCCTCCTTCGATCTGTCTTTGGTCACGCCAAAATCTCTTTACAATGCATTCAAAATAGCGAAACAAACTCCTCCATCTGCTCAAAAGAGGTTTCAGGATCAATTTCCTGATGTTCAATTTCATTGGAACGAAATATATTCGCTCTCCCTTAAAGTGTCgctagaaacaaaaattagagAATTCCAATATAAGGTCTTGAACCGCGACATTGTTTTCACGAATGAAAAGTTCTTTAAAATTAAGATGACTGATTCGCCACAATGTACCTTTTGTAAAAACGAGATTGAATTCCTTGAGCATCTGTTTTCCAATAGCGAAATAGCAAGATCCTTTTGGGTAGCGCTCCGTTCTTGGTTTATCGAATGTATTATCAATTTGGAGCCTTTGTCGGTTTTTAACGTCTTATTTGGTATATTGAACGCAGGAGAAGATTTTGTCATTGTAAACCATCTTATTCTAATGGCAAAGTTTTACATTTATCGCTGTAAATTAAATGGTGTTGAACCAGCAATGCGagccttaaaaacaaaaatcggAGCGATACCGTACACACTATAGAAGGTAGAATAGCATTGATGCGGAATTAAGATAGAATTCCGtgacaaaaaatgagaaaaaatcaAATGTTGTGTCAATTTAG encodes the following:
- the LOC140946676 gene encoding uromodulin-like, with protein sequence MSAEQRRKDMKLLSAFLFVSCIYVLNAHGIGEKFIQLRFVFHDSLYLNITSLETLLVDDKFDCSFACVHNKLCISFNLVETSAEKLWCELLPSSIYKNTGEIVLNFKFDHYSIQNPCTNVPCLNNGMCSLISFRDGTYSCTCLPGYFGDECEIYAPECRDYNVLSQPNRHQSFGRGTNSDSNLVPGWYCFQSSSSSRMVDNCIQVHRCTTDITGWLKGGHPTFKDGIVDREACFHGWQNCCYRIVQIRVRECQGFYVYELNPPPEGRYRYCARG